The Streptomyces sp. Mut1 genome window below encodes:
- a CDS encoding amidase, which translates to MSSAETTRMDDPAPDGAGRAVPGPNGPGPAGTGPDVARPRTGAPPGLADSARALADGRATSAEMVSAALARIEASQGTLNAFRHLRAEAALAEAADADRRLAAGERLPLLGVPVAVKDDTDVAGMPTHFGCAGDRLAATADSEAVRRLRAAGAVIVGKTNSCELGQWPFTEGAAFGATRNPWHTGHTPGGSSGGSAAAVAAGLVPAALGSDGAGSVRIPAAWTHLVGIKPQRGRISVHPHSDAFQGLTVNGPLARTVADAALLLDAVAGPHPDDPYRPPPIDASAAARRDPGRLRIALAWRPPLTLTGTAPHPDVLRAVAELAQALARLGHHVEEARPRYGLIGLGFVPRATAGIAELAALHPEPALLDARTRSALRTGTRLGGRVVRAARAREVRQHRRIGALFHRGRSGAGFDVLLTPTTALPPPRIGRFDGLSAWRTDVAMTEACPYAWPWNVLGWPGISVPAGFTPDGLPVGAQLLGPSRSEERLIALAAQLESDRRWHEHRPPGFG; encoded by the coding sequence ATGTCCTCAGCGGAGACCACCCGAATGGACGACCCGGCACCGGACGGAGCGGGACGGGCGGTCCCGGGGCCGAACGGCCCGGGACCGGCCGGCACAGGACCGGACGTCGCGCGGCCGCGGACCGGGGCCCCGCCCGGTCTCGCCGACTCCGCTCGGGCCCTCGCGGACGGACGGGCCACCTCCGCCGAGATGGTCTCCGCCGCGCTGGCGCGGATCGAGGCGAGCCAGGGCACCCTCAACGCCTTCCGCCACCTGCGGGCCGAAGCCGCGCTCGCCGAGGCGGCCGACGCGGACCGCCGGCTCGCGGCGGGGGAGCGGCTGCCGCTGCTCGGGGTGCCGGTCGCGGTCAAGGACGACACGGACGTCGCCGGGATGCCCACCCACTTCGGCTGCGCCGGGGACCGGCTCGCCGCGACCGCCGACAGCGAGGCCGTACGCAGGCTGCGCGCGGCCGGAGCCGTGATCGTCGGCAAGACCAACTCCTGCGAACTGGGCCAGTGGCCGTTCACCGAGGGGGCCGCGTTCGGCGCCACCCGCAACCCGTGGCACACCGGGCACACCCCGGGCGGCTCCTCCGGAGGTTCGGCGGCCGCCGTCGCCGCCGGCCTGGTGCCCGCCGCCCTCGGCTCGGACGGGGCGGGCTCCGTCCGCATCCCCGCCGCCTGGACCCACCTCGTCGGCATCAAGCCGCAGCGCGGCCGGATCTCCGTGCACCCGCACAGCGACGCCTTCCAGGGCCTCACCGTCAACGGCCCGCTGGCCAGGACCGTCGCGGACGCAGCCCTGCTGCTCGACGCGGTCGCGGGCCCGCACCCCGACGACCCGTACCGCCCGCCGCCGATCGACGCCTCGGCCGCCGCCCGCCGCGACCCGGGCCGGCTGCGCATCGCCCTGGCCTGGCGCCCGCCGCTCACCCTCACCGGCACGGCGCCCCATCCGGACGTGCTCCGCGCGGTCGCCGAACTCGCGCAGGCGCTGGCCCGGCTCGGCCACCACGTCGAGGAGGCCCGGCCGCGCTACGGGCTGATCGGCCTCGGCTTCGTGCCCCGCGCCACCGCCGGCATCGCCGAACTCGCGGCCCTGCACCCCGAGCCGGCTCTCCTGGACGCGCGCACCCGCAGCGCGCTGCGCACCGGCACCCGGCTCGGCGGCCGGGTGGTGCGCGCGGCCAGGGCCCGGGAGGTGCGTCAGCACCGGCGGATCGGCGCGCTGTTCCACCGGGGGCGCTCCGGGGCCGGGTTCGACGTGCTGCTCACCCCGACGACCGCGCTGCCGCCGCCCCGGATCGGCAGGTTCGACGGGCTGAGCGCCTGGCGCACCGATGTCGCGATGACCGAGGCGTGCCCGTACGCCTGGCCGTGGAACGTGCTGGGCTGGCCCGGCATCAGCGTCCCGGCCGGCTTCACCCCGGACGGCCTGCCGGTCGGCGCCCAGCTCCTCGGCCCCTCCCGCAGCGAGGAACGCCTCATCGCGCTGGCCGCCCAGCTGGAGAGCGACCGACGCTGGCACGAGCACCGGCCGCCGGGCTTCGGCTAG
- a CDS encoding lipoate--protein ligase family protein: protein MHGEYKVPGGKLVVVDLEVEGGALRGVRVAGDFFLEPDEAILAIDAALEGAPATTDTVALAARIDAALPESTVMLGLTSEGVAVAVRRALAHATEWSDYDWQLIHDAPQSPELHMALDEVITAEVAAGRRPPTLRVWEWDSPAVIIGSFQSLRNEVDPEGVERHGVTVVRRVSGGGAMFAEPSSTITYSLAVPQSLVSGLSFADSYAYLDDWVLEALGDMGIKAWYQPLNDIATEVGKIAGAAQKRVVGPDGGPGAVLHHVTMSYDIDADKMLDVLRIGKEKMSDKGTKSAKKRVDPLRRQTGLPRQAVIERMIDSFRNRHGLTRGQVTPEELAAAEELVRTKFATDAWTARVP from the coding sequence GTGCACGGTGAGTACAAGGTCCCCGGCGGCAAGCTGGTCGTGGTGGACCTGGAGGTCGAGGGCGGCGCGCTGCGCGGCGTCCGGGTGGCGGGTGACTTCTTCCTGGAGCCGGACGAGGCGATCCTCGCGATCGACGCGGCGCTGGAGGGCGCCCCGGCGACCACGGACACGGTGGCCCTGGCGGCGAGGATCGACGCGGCGCTCCCGGAGTCGACGGTGATGCTCGGCCTCACGTCGGAGGGCGTCGCCGTCGCCGTACGCCGGGCGCTGGCGCACGCCACGGAGTGGAGCGACTACGACTGGCAGCTCATCCACGACGCCCCGCAGTCCCCCGAGCTGCACATGGCGCTGGACGAGGTCATCACGGCGGAGGTCGCGGCGGGCCGGCGCCCGCCGACGCTGCGCGTGTGGGAGTGGGACTCCCCCGCGGTGATCATCGGCAGCTTCCAGTCCCTGCGCAACGAGGTCGACCCCGAGGGCGTCGAACGCCACGGCGTCACGGTCGTCCGGCGCGTCTCCGGGGGCGGCGCGATGTTCGCGGAGCCGAGCAGCACCATCACCTACTCCCTCGCGGTCCCCCAGTCCCTGGTCTCCGGGCTGTCCTTCGCCGACAGCTACGCCTACCTGGACGACTGGGTCCTGGAGGCCCTCGGCGACATGGGCATCAAGGCCTGGTACCAGCCGCTCAACGACATCGCGACCGAGGTCGGAAAGATCGCCGGGGCCGCCCAGAAGCGCGTGGTGGGCCCGGATGGAGGCCCCGGCGCGGTGCTGCACCACGTGACCATGTCGTACGACATCGACGCCGACAAGATGCTCGACGTGCTGCGTATCGGCAAGGAGAAGATGTCCGACAAGGGCACGAAGAGCGCCAAGAAGCGCGTCGACCCGTTGCGCCGGCAGACCGGTCTGCCCCGCCAGGCCGTCATCGAGCGGATGATCGACTCCTTCCGCAACCGCCACGGCCTGACCCGGGGCCAGGTGACCCCCGAGGAGCTGGCAGCCGCCGAGGAACTCGTCCGCACCAAGTTCGCCACGGATGCCTGGACGGCCCGGGTGCCGTAG
- a CDS encoding ABC transporter permease — MLRYVTRKATGWLLMIVVATNATYFLASWFLDPRSNFKELRPVRTEEQIGRALAPYNLDPQVPIVQRWWDWLTSVVVHFDWGRSPTGVSVNGEIGYRSLVSAELVVMATILSVVIGVTLGVYTASRQYGWADRISQAVSIAVFNVPTSVAALAVVFVAIWLNQHAGLHFLYVAGENSPNVEGLLPTIGDRLLHLILPTLTLTLMGYVGYHLTQRSLLLDTINADYVRTARATGLTRTKAIRRHALRTALIPTATSVAFSIPAIFTGAIITETIFGWNGMGRYFIQTISKNDIHGTVATAAFAAALTAIGAILADIATVFLDPRVRVS; from the coding sequence GTGCTGCGCTATGTGACGCGCAAGGCGACGGGCTGGCTCCTGATGATCGTGGTGGCGACCAACGCCACCTACTTCCTGGCCAGTTGGTTCCTGGACCCCCGGTCGAACTTCAAGGAACTGCGGCCCGTACGCACCGAGGAACAGATCGGCCGGGCCCTCGCGCCCTACAACCTCGACCCGCAGGTGCCGATCGTGCAGCGCTGGTGGGACTGGCTCACCTCCGTCGTCGTCCACTTCGACTGGGGCAGGTCCCCCACCGGTGTCTCCGTCAACGGCGAGATCGGCTACCGCTCGCTCGTCAGCGCCGAACTGGTCGTCATGGCCACGATCCTGTCCGTCGTCATCGGGGTCACGCTGGGCGTGTACACGGCGTCCCGGCAGTACGGCTGGGCCGACCGGATCTCGCAGGCCGTGTCCATCGCGGTCTTCAACGTCCCCACCTCCGTCGCCGCGCTCGCCGTCGTCTTCGTCGCGATCTGGCTCAACCAGCACGCCGGGCTGCACTTCCTCTACGTCGCGGGCGAGAACTCCCCGAACGTCGAGGGGCTGCTGCCCACCATCGGCGACCGCCTGCTGCACCTGATCCTGCCGACGCTGACCCTGACCCTGATGGGCTACGTCGGCTACCACCTGACCCAGCGCTCGCTCCTGCTCGACACGATCAACGCCGACTACGTGCGCACCGCGCGGGCCACCGGTCTCACCCGTACCAAGGCGATCCGCCGGCACGCCCTGCGCACCGCGCTCATCCCGACGGCGACCTCCGTGGCGTTCAGCATCCCCGCCATCTTCACCGGAGCCATCATCACCGAGACGATCTTCGGCTGGAACGGCATGGGCCGCTACTTCATCCAGACCATCAGCAAGAACGACATCCACGGCACGGTCGCCACGGCCGCCTTCGCCGCCGCCCTGACCGCGATCGGCGCGATCCTCGCGGACATCGCCACCGTCTTCCTCGATCCGCGCGTGAGGGTGAGCTGA
- a CDS encoding ABC transporter permease produces the protein MAVDLTELRKPARPTEPVPARRGSGLARLYARRFLRNRLAVAGVAIFVLLVLFSLFGGLFTPYAYSDADFAALTQAPSATHWFGTNQGGNDIYASAVHGLRRSLAIAVSVSVLTIVVAAVIGSSAAYFGGRVEKTTLAAIHFLLVVPSFLILALVSHRLAGDWRVLIVVLTVFGWMSTARVIWSVSTSLRERDYVTVAEFMGVSPSRVILRHIIPNLGSLLIVNLTLGVVATVLSETALSFLGFGVQTPDVSLGTMLADGASTVTSAPWLFAFPAGLVVLLTVSMTFVGDGLRDALDPTSVTGAAGGRR, from the coding sequence ATGGCCGTGGACCTCACGGAACTGAGGAAACCCGCCCGTCCGACGGAGCCGGTGCCCGCGCGGCGCGGGTCCGGCCTGGCCCGGCTCTATGCGCGTCGCTTCCTGCGCAACCGGCTCGCCGTCGCCGGGGTGGCGATCTTCGTGCTGCTGGTGCTGTTCAGCCTGTTCGGCGGCCTCTTCACCCCGTACGCGTACTCCGACGCCGACTTCGCCGCACTCACCCAGGCACCGAGCGCCACCCACTGGTTCGGCACCAACCAGGGCGGCAACGACATCTACGCATCGGCCGTCCACGGGCTCCGGCGCTCGCTGGCCATCGCCGTGAGCGTGTCCGTCCTGACGATCGTCGTCGCCGCGGTGATCGGCTCCAGCGCCGCGTACTTCGGCGGCCGGGTGGAGAAGACGACGCTCGCCGCCATCCACTTCCTGCTCGTCGTCCCCTCCTTCCTCATCCTCGCTCTGGTCTCCCACCGCCTCGCGGGCGACTGGCGCGTCCTCATCGTCGTGCTGACGGTGTTCGGCTGGATGTCCACCGCGCGCGTGATCTGGTCCGTCTCGACCTCGCTGCGCGAACGGGACTACGTGACGGTGGCCGAGTTCATGGGGGTGAGCCCGTCGCGCGTCATCCTGCGCCACATCATCCCCAACCTCGGCTCGCTGCTGATCGTCAACCTCACCCTCGGGGTCGTGGCGACCGTGCTCAGCGAAACCGCCCTGTCGTTCCTCGGGTTCGGCGTCCAGACCCCGGATGTCTCGCTCGGGACGATGCTCGCGGACGGCGCGAGCACCGTCACCAGCGCGCCCTGGCTGTTCGCCTTCCCCGCGGGCCTGGTCGTCCTGCTCACCGTGTCGATGACCTTCGTCGGCGACGGACTGCGCGACGCGCTGGACCCCACATCCGTGACCGGTGCGGCAGGAGGCCGACGATGA
- a CDS encoding dipeptide ABC transporter ATP-binding protein, whose amino-acid sequence MTLATTLSTLPPPGDAGTPVLSVRDLRITFPSESGPVAAVRGIGFDLLPGRTLGIVGESGSGKSATAMGIMGLLPPSADLSGQVLLGGQDLVGLDDKALSAIRGNAIGMVFQDPLSALTPIFTVGRLLSDALRVHQSLTKRAAWEQAVELLDLVGIPDPRERAASFPHEFSGGMRQRVVIAMAIANKPSVLVADEPTTALDVTVQAQILDVLRLAQKETGAGLVLITHDLGVVAGHADDIAVMYAGRFVERAGVDALFARPVMPYTARLLAAVPTVDSGVRRPLVPIGGEPPALVNLPAGCPFASRCAVALDECRTDEPALRGITGHGDVACLRAEEIAAGALDPAGTGEAAGPAGQTGPAVQTGQAEAVGKAEPVEPVEPVEPVELAEPADDGARSVGEVVLRVEDLVKTFPVTKGAVLKRRVGTLRAVNGVGFELRTGETLGLVGESGSGKTTTLLEILRLKRPEGGRIEIAGTEVGTAESGARLRELRRDVQIVMQDPMGALDPRLPVFELLAEPLRAIGRDRASIHARVRELLTLVGLDDTVSDRFPAALSGGQRQRIGIARALATEPRLVVLDEPLSALDVSVQAGVINLLARLKRELGLAYLVVAHDLAVVRYVSDRIAVMYLGHIVETGDTETLFSDPRHPYTRALLSAIPVPDPRRERTRERVVLEGEQPSAARLPAGCVFVDRCPLYRLAGEEVRLRCRTERPAPSEAAGRPGHTYACHAA is encoded by the coding sequence ATGACCCTCGCGACGACCCTCTCCACCCTCCCGCCGCCCGGCGACGCGGGCACCCCGGTGCTCTCGGTGCGGGACCTGCGCATCACCTTCCCCTCCGAGTCCGGCCCCGTGGCGGCGGTGCGCGGCATCGGCTTCGACCTGCTGCCGGGCCGCACCCTCGGCATCGTCGGCGAATCCGGCTCCGGCAAGTCGGCCACCGCCATGGGCATCATGGGCCTGCTCCCGCCCTCCGCCGACCTGAGCGGACAGGTGCTGCTCGGCGGGCAGGACCTGGTGGGCCTCGACGACAAGGCGCTCTCCGCGATACGCGGCAACGCCATCGGGATGGTCTTCCAGGACCCGCTCTCCGCCCTGACGCCGATCTTCACCGTCGGCCGGCTGCTCTCCGACGCCCTGCGCGTCCACCAGAGCCTCACGAAGCGCGCCGCCTGGGAACAGGCCGTCGAACTGCTCGACCTCGTCGGCATCCCCGACCCCCGCGAACGGGCCGCCTCCTTCCCGCACGAGTTCTCCGGCGGCATGCGCCAGCGCGTCGTCATCGCCATGGCCATCGCCAACAAACCGTCCGTCCTCGTCGCGGACGAGCCCACCACCGCGCTCGACGTCACCGTGCAGGCCCAGATCCTGGACGTGCTGCGGCTCGCGCAGAAGGAGACCGGCGCCGGACTCGTCCTCATCACCCACGACCTCGGGGTCGTCGCGGGACACGCGGACGACATCGCCGTCATGTACGCGGGCCGGTTCGTGGAGCGGGCGGGCGTCGACGCACTCTTCGCGCGGCCCGTCATGCCGTACACCGCCCGCCTGCTCGCCGCCGTGCCCACCGTGGACAGCGGGGTGCGCCGCCCCCTGGTCCCGATCGGCGGCGAACCGCCCGCCCTCGTGAACCTCCCGGCCGGCTGCCCCTTCGCGAGCCGCTGCGCCGTCGCCCTCGACGAGTGCCGCACGGACGAGCCCGCCCTGCGCGGGATCACCGGGCACGGGGACGTGGCCTGCCTGCGCGCCGAGGAGATCGCCGCGGGGGCGCTCGACCCGGCGGGGACCGGTGAGGCCGCCGGGCCCGCCGGGCAGACCGGGCCCGCCGTGCAGACCGGGCAGGCTGAGGCCGTCGGGAAGGCTGAGCCCGTCGAGCCCGTCGAGCCCGTCGAGCCCGTCGAGCTTGCCGAGCCCGCCGACGACGGAGCCCGGTCCGTCGGGGAGGTGGTGCTTCGGGTCGAGGACCTCGTGAAGACCTTCCCGGTCACCAAGGGGGCCGTCCTCAAGCGCCGGGTCGGCACACTGCGGGCCGTCAACGGGGTCGGCTTCGAACTGCGGACCGGGGAAACCCTGGGCCTGGTGGGGGAGTCGGGCAGCGGCAAGACCACCACCCTGCTGGAGATCCTGCGGCTGAAGCGGCCCGAGGGCGGGCGGATCGAGATCGCCGGGACCGAGGTCGGCACGGCGGAATCCGGCGCCCGGCTGCGGGAGTTGCGGCGCGACGTACAGATCGTGATGCAGGACCCGATGGGGGCCCTCGACCCACGGCTGCCCGTCTTCGAACTGCTCGCCGAACCGCTGAGGGCCATCGGCCGGGACCGCGCGTCGATTCATGCCCGCGTCCGTGAACTCCTCACGCTGGTCGGCCTGGACGACACGGTGAGCGACCGTTTCCCGGCCGCGCTCTCCGGCGGCCAGCGCCAGCGGATCGGCATCGCCCGCGCGCTCGCGACCGAACCGAGACTGGTCGTCCTGGACGAGCCGCTGTCCGCCCTGGACGTGTCGGTGCAGGCGGGGGTGATCAACCTGCTGGCCCGGCTCAAGCGCGAACTCGGCCTCGCCTACCTGGTGGTGGCCCACGACCTGGCCGTCGTCCGGTACGTCTCCGACCGCATCGCCGTGATGTACCTGGGCCACATCGTGGAGACCGGGGACACCGAGACGCTGTTCTCCGACCCCCGGCACCCGTACACCCGGGCGTTGTTGTCCGCGATCCCGGTCCCCGACCCGCGGCGCGAACGTACCCGCGAACGCGTCGTGCTGGAGGGCGAGCAGCCGAGTGCCGCCCGGCTGCCGGCCGGCTGTGTGTTCGTCGACCGCTGTCCCCTCTACCGGCTCGCCGGCGAGGAGGTGCGGCTGCGCTGTCGTACGGAACGCCCCGCGCCCTCCGAGGCGGCCGGCCGGCCCGGTCACACGTACGCCTGTCACGCCGCCTGA
- a CDS encoding ABC transporter family substrate-binding protein, translating into MRARLALPVALIAAVSVAATACSSSSGSDGAGGAKKDAPRAASAAVDYNPQPYENIKDGGTYTTAGTFDDQGNPFNVNATLTAARVWGWYNADAITYSPTGEVQYNPDYYSEVKVDVEGGNQKVTLTINPKAAFNDGTPIDWKAIEATWKANNGSDKEFAASSTDGYDKITSVAKGENAKQAVITFKGVNASWSTLFTTFLHPEAATVANFNKAYVKKAHPEWGAGPYTVGKWDTHSGNITFVRNPKWWGKKGKLDKRVYVNLESTAAVNAFKNGQLDYTSAVDAESLKQVKGLKGTEIRSGGSPFEYSLYFNTKSASLADKAVRKAVQQSVDRAQIAKIQFQGLDYEEPLPGSAVLYSFQKGYEDNLSSVLKYAPDEAKKTLDAAGWKPGSDGVRAKDGKKLEIGYTLLGDDPLDKAIAGAFVAMLKPVGVKLVIRKADEADFSKILSDRRFDIFLAGNRSMDPFGARYLCDFFCSDRDSNLTGAGSPALDKEIRATTGIADLDEQVAAVNRAEKKALQDYAFLPLFSGPSTYSVKKGLANVGATIFFSPLPETIGWQK; encoded by the coding sequence ATGCGCGCAAGACTGGCCCTGCCCGTCGCCCTCATCGCCGCTGTCTCCGTCGCCGCCACCGCGTGCTCGTCCTCCTCCGGGAGCGACGGTGCCGGCGGGGCGAAGAAGGACGCCCCCAGGGCCGCTTCGGCCGCGGTCGACTACAACCCCCAGCCGTACGAGAACATCAAGGACGGCGGCACGTACACCACCGCCGGGACCTTCGACGACCAGGGCAACCCCTTCAACGTCAACGCGACGCTGACCGCCGCGCGGGTCTGGGGCTGGTACAACGCCGACGCGATCACGTACTCGCCGACCGGTGAGGTGCAGTACAACCCGGACTACTACAGCGAGGTGAAGGTCGATGTCGAGGGCGGCAACCAGAAGGTCACCCTGACGATCAATCCGAAGGCCGCCTTCAATGACGGCACCCCGATCGACTGGAAGGCGATCGAGGCCACCTGGAAGGCCAACAACGGCTCCGACAAGGAGTTCGCCGCCTCGTCCACCGACGGCTACGACAAGATCACCTCGGTGGCGAAGGGCGAGAACGCCAAGCAGGCCGTCATCACCTTCAAGGGTGTCAACGCCTCCTGGTCCACCCTCTTCACCACCTTCCTGCACCCCGAGGCCGCCACCGTCGCCAACTTCAACAAGGCGTACGTGAAGAAGGCGCACCCGGAGTGGGGCGCGGGCCCGTACACGGTCGGCAAGTGGGACACGCACTCGGGCAACATCACCTTCGTCCGCAACCCGAAGTGGTGGGGGAAGAAGGGCAAGCTCGACAAGCGTGTCTACGTCAACCTGGAGTCGACCGCCGCCGTCAACGCCTTCAAGAACGGCCAGCTCGACTACACCTCCGCCGTCGACGCGGAGAGCCTCAAGCAGGTCAAGGGGCTCAAGGGCACGGAGATCCGCAGCGGCGGCAGCCCGTTCGAGTACTCGCTCTACTTCAACACCAAGTCCGCCTCCCTCGCGGACAAGGCCGTCCGCAAGGCCGTCCAGCAGAGCGTCGACCGGGCCCAGATCGCGAAGATCCAGTTCCAGGGGCTCGACTACGAGGAGCCGCTGCCCGGCTCGGCGGTGCTCTACAGCTTCCAGAAGGGCTACGAGGACAACCTCTCGTCCGTACTGAAGTACGCGCCGGACGAGGCGAAGAAGACGCTCGACGCGGCGGGCTGGAAGCCCGGGAGCGACGGCGTCCGGGCCAAGGACGGCAAGAAGCTGGAGATCGGCTACACCCTCCTGGGGGACGACCCGCTGGACAAGGCCATCGCGGGCGCCTTCGTCGCGATGCTGAAGCCCGTGGGCGTCAAGCTGGTGATCAGGAAGGCGGACGAGGCGGACTTCTCCAAGATCCTCAGCGACCGCAGGTTCGACATCTTCCTGGCCGGCAACCGTTCCATGGACCCGTTCGGCGCCCGCTACCTGTGCGACTTCTTCTGCTCCGACCGTGACTCCAACCTGACCGGTGCCGGCTCCCCGGCCCTGGACAAGGAGATCCGCGCCACCACCGGGATCGCCGATCTCGACGAGCAGGTCGCCGCGGTCAACAGGGCCGAGAAGAAGGCGCTCCAGGACTACGCCTTCCTCCCGCTGTTCAGCGGCCCGTCGACCTACAGCGTGAAGAAGGGCCTCGCCAACGTCGGCGCGACGATCTTCTTCTCCCCGCTCCCGGAGACGATCGGCTGGCAGAAGTGA
- a CDS encoding RICIN domain-containing protein: MDSPRLSRRLLRSVLPALALALATAGLVGSGGPATATATPMSQTAAAATTTFADEFDGPAGSAVDGAKWQIETGDNVDNHERQYYTSGNNNAALDGQGHLVITARKENPSNYQCWYGTCQYTSARLNTSGKFTQQYGHVEARMKVPRGQGMWPAFWMLGNDIGQVGWPNSGEIDVMENVGFEPSTVHGTLHGPGYSGSAGIGAGYTLPGGQAFADDFHTFAVDWAPDSITWSVDGNVYQHRTPADTGGNPWAFNKPFFLILNLAVGGYWPGDPDGGTTFPQQLVVDHVRVTTSDDGATGTGGRITGLAGKCVDVAAASNANGTPVQLYDCNGSEAQRWTVGTDGTIRALGKCLDVASGGTADGTPVQLWDCNGSAAQKWAVSGARDIVNPQADKCLDVTGNSSANSTRLQIWTCAGTANQKWTVNG, translated from the coding sequence ATGGACTCCCCACGTCTCTCGCGCCGCCTGCTGCGCTCCGTGCTCCCGGCACTCGCTCTCGCCCTGGCCACCGCCGGCCTGGTGGGCAGCGGCGGTCCCGCCACCGCGACCGCCACCCCGATGTCGCAGACGGCGGCGGCCGCCACGACGACGTTCGCCGACGAGTTCGACGGCCCGGCCGGCTCGGCCGTGGACGGCGCCAAGTGGCAGATCGAGACCGGCGACAACGTCGACAACCACGAGCGGCAGTACTACACGTCCGGGAACAACAACGCCGCGCTGGACGGCCAGGGCCACCTGGTCATCACCGCCCGCAAGGAGAACCCGTCCAACTACCAGTGCTGGTACGGGACCTGTCAGTACACCTCGGCACGGCTGAACACCTCGGGCAAATTCACCCAGCAGTACGGTCACGTCGAGGCACGGATGAAGGTCCCGCGCGGGCAGGGCATGTGGCCGGCGTTCTGGATGCTCGGCAATGACATCGGGCAGGTCGGCTGGCCCAACTCCGGCGAGATCGACGTCATGGAGAACGTCGGCTTCGAGCCCTCCACCGTGCACGGCACCCTGCACGGCCCGGGTTACTCCGGCTCCGCGGGGATCGGCGCCGGCTACACTCTGCCGGGCGGCCAGGCCTTCGCCGACGACTTCCACACCTTCGCCGTCGACTGGGCCCCCGACTCCATCACCTGGTCCGTCGACGGCAACGTCTACCAGCACCGCACCCCCGCCGACACCGGCGGCAACCCCTGGGCCTTCAACAAGCCCTTCTTCCTCATCCTGAACCTCGCGGTCGGCGGCTACTGGCCCGGCGACCCGGACGGCGGCACCACCTTCCCCCAGCAGCTCGTCGTGGACCACGTCCGCGTCACCACCAGCGACGACGGCGCGACCGGGACGGGCGGCCGGATCACGGGCCTGGCCGGCAAGTGCGTGGACGTCGCGGCGGCGAGCAACGCCAACGGCACCCCGGTCCAGCTCTACGACTGCAACGGCAGCGAAGCGCAGCGGTGGACCGTCGGCACGGACGGCACGATCCGGGCGCTCGGCAAGTGCCTCGACGTGGCCTCGGGCGGCACGGCCGACGGCACCCCGGTCCAGCTCTGGGACTGCAACGGCTCGGCCGCGCAGAAGTGGGCGGTCAGCGGGGCGCGCGACATCGTCAACCCGCAGGCCGACAAGTGCCTGGACGTCACCGGAAACAGCTCGGCCAACTCCACCCGCCTCCAGATCTGGACCTGCGCGGGCACCGCGAACCAGAAGTGGACGGTGAACGGCTGA
- a CDS encoding inositol monophosphatase family protein: MFDDFLTGDLSQVEAAVRAAAAAEIMPRYRQLADDDVIEKNGPHDLVTTADRRAEEHLTASLLRLLPGSVVVGEEAVHADPKVYEALGGDAPVWIVDPVDGTRQFVAGERGFCTLVALAHHGELLASWTYAPALDEMAVAVRGRGATVDGTAIRAGSPAPDAALRIAMSHPDYTSDEQKRALLGLRAEGFAARPCGSAGLEYLAVARGQADAVAFSWEFAWDHAAGLLLVAEAGGAQATLSGAPFRIAGGNDLPFTAARDRATADRVLAALRAGA; this comes from the coding sequence ATGTTCGATGACTTCCTCACCGGTGACCTGTCCCAGGTCGAGGCAGCGGTCCGCGCAGCGGCCGCCGCCGAGATCATGCCCCGCTACCGGCAGCTCGCCGACGACGACGTCATCGAGAAGAACGGCCCGCACGACCTCGTGACGACCGCGGACCGGCGCGCCGAGGAACACCTCACCGCGTCCCTGCTCCGGCTCCTGCCCGGCTCGGTGGTCGTCGGCGAGGAAGCGGTCCACGCCGATCCGAAGGTGTACGAGGCGCTGGGCGGCGACGCCCCGGTGTGGATCGTCGACCCGGTCGACGGCACCCGCCAGTTCGTCGCCGGCGAACGGGGCTTCTGCACCCTGGTGGCCCTCGCCCACCACGGCGAGCTGCTGGCCTCCTGGACGTACGCGCCCGCCCTGGACGAGATGGCCGTCGCCGTGCGGGGGAGGGGCGCGACGGTCGACGGCACCGCGATACGGGCCGGCTCGCCCGCGCCCGACGCGGCGCTGCGCATAGCGATGTCGCACCCCGACTACACCTCCGACGAGCAGAAGCGGGCCCTGCTCGGCCTGCGCGCCGAGGGCTTCGCCGCCCGCCCGTGCGGTTCGGCGGGCCTCGAATACCTTGCCGTGGCCCGGGGCCAGGCCGACGCGGTCGCTTTCAGCTGGGAATTCGCCTGGGACCACGCGGCAGGGCTCCTCCTGGTCGCGGAGGCGGGCGGCGCGCAGGCCACGCTGTCCGGTGCGCCGTTCCGTATCGCCGGCGGCAACGACCTGCCCTTCACGGCCGCCCGCGACCGCGCGACGGCCGACCGCGTCCTGGCGGCACTGCGCGCGGGGGCCTGA